One Silene latifolia isolate original U9 population chromosome 4, ASM4854445v1, whole genome shotgun sequence DNA segment encodes these proteins:
- the LOC141653467 gene encoding putative ADP,ATP carrier protein At5g56450 translates to MVEEDEGEESYSNMSTNPAARIASGSSWKYATNFKRDLMAGAIMGGVVHTIVAPIERAKLLLQTQHSNFAILDGKHPQFKGMVDCILRTVKDEGFLSLWRGNGSSVLRYYPSVALNFSLKDLYRDVLKNDDDGPPIMSGTAANFFAGAAAGCSTLVLVYPLDIAHTRLAADIGKADARQFRGIYHFMSSVYRVEGVHGLYRGLPASFHGMVVHRGIYFGGFDTIKEILTKESNLELALWKRWLAAQVVTTTAGLLSYPFDTVRRRMMMQSGLEKPMYNDTLECWKTIYRTEGFPSFYRGAVSNMFRSTGAAAILVLYDEVRKFMHWSRDSSKT, encoded by the exons atggTGGAGGAAGATGAAGGTGAAGAAAGTTATAGTAATATGTCAACAAATCCAGCAGCTAGAATAGCAAGTGGTTCATCATGGAAATATGCAACAAACTTCAAAAGAGATTTAATGGCAGGTGCAATTATGGGAGGTGTAGTTCACACCATTGTTGCACCTATTGAAAGAGCTAAGCTTTTGCTTCAAACACAGCATAGTAACTTTGCTATACTTGATGGTAAACACCCTCAGTTTAAGGGTATGGTTGATTGTATTCTTAGAACTGTCAAAGACGAAGGTTTTCTTTCTCTTTGGAGAGGTAATGGTAGCAGTGTTCTTCGCTATTACCCTTCTGTTGCTCTCAATTTCTCTCTTAAG GATCTTTACCGAGATGTTCTAAAAAATGATGATGATGGCCCACCTATCATGTCCGGCACCGCTGCCAACTTCTTTGCTGGGGCAGCAGCCGGTTGTTCAACATTGGTCCTCGTTTACCCTCTCGATATTGCTCACACCCGTCTAGCTGCCGACATCGGCAAGGCTGATGCACGTCAATTCCGGGGCATATACCACTTCATGAGTTCCGTCTATCGGGTCGAAGGAGTCCATGGACTTTACCGTGGACTCCCGGCTTCTTTCCATGGAATGGTTGTCCACCGTGGCATTTATTTTGGTGGGTTTGATACAATCAAAGAAATTCTCACCAAGGAATCTAATCTAGAATTAGCATTATGGAAGCGTTGGTTAGCAGCACAGGTGGTGACCACCACGGCTGGTCTATTGTCTTACCCGTTTGACACAGTCCGGAGGCGGATGATGATGCAATCGGGACTGGAGAAGCCAATGTACAATGATACCCTTGAATGTTGGAAGACTATATATAGGACAGAAGGGTTTCCTTCTTTTTATCGAGGTGCTGTCTCTAACATGTTTCGAAGTACTGGCGCTGCCGCTATTCTTGTGCTCTATGATGAGGTAAGGAAGTTCATGCATTGGAGTCGTGATTCTAGCAAGACTtga